One genomic window of Acidobacteriota bacterium includes the following:
- a CDS encoding NB-ARC domain-containing protein, giving the protein MSSSYEERPTILYVAANPTGPESLRLDVEFREIQESLTRTRSRLRLQQRWATRTMDLRRALLEHQPEYLHISAHGNDDGLVLEDDDGVAKLVDRDALADLFSLFSPGLRCVLLNSCYSADQASAIAQSIKYVIGTTSAVRDRTASAFSVAFYDAIANNKDIGFAFELGRTAVALEGAGNADLFTLHRQRTTGQYQDWPSIPENGQLFGRDQELRILERWVHEDDVRLLLVLGFGGIGKTRLSARFGRGGLGKTSLARTYAKNAQYSFDKVIWRSLVGAPTVEELVESILAGVNHWSPEADETSRSRSSVEDLADCLKSEKILLILDNFESVMSSGDVETTGASSSSFSRLILTLGQLEHRGCVILTSREKPRQIEKLEGDNRPVRTLLLRGLDVYNGKKIFEEIGKFSASDQEWRKLIEFYDGNPLALELAARHIQSVYRGDIREFLNQAELTILDLESLLNWHVSRLSKMELEVLYWLAIDREPVALPELRDDLLSSDARKQLASTVHTLQRLMPLERKRLRIGLQPVLLDYLTRRFVQQIGDEIRLSPSWVGRFIGRKLASEVKREFADDSSFDLLRRFALIKSTSKSYVRRSQRRLILRPIVEWFEEQGLLRDELSSLLVDLLGQCREETREDYVAGNLISLLIEILGDLSNLDLSHLVVRQVDFQSVDLRNTSLAYSTLRQVRFRSQFGHIHCVAMTLDGQTLACGDTKGVIHLWKVEDQEPLAMLEGHVGWIRSVEFSPDGRFLVSASEDQTVRVWALRDYFCEATLIGHQSWVNSAVFDTSGRHVVSGGEDGTVRVWEWRTGTCLKEFGPFGSRTRAVQVIPGASKVISGSSDGTIRVIDLQTGQVERHIEGHSDWISSIDLDKEGATLATAGFDCCARLWELSSSRLVCEFRGHSSWIWDVTLSPDRDLLATASRDRTVKIWSTSSGDCVNTIGNAHDGTVRALKFFPNGDRLASVGQDQALKIWDVHDGSKIGSLRGYSNSIWSIVPGTESGCILSGGDDGIVRKWNIDTGACLESRGSHRGRIWALSATHGLVVSGGSDKRLKIWTETDVVEVARIRAHDDWILSVDLSTSGKLLATGSSNRDPVVKLWSTHTGKLVSAFHGHEDRVHGVAVFEKEGLLVSSGDDSSVRFWSMDERSEVFRVELDFDGVRGKLSPFAVAKSSRLFAVATSSGLAIWDVVRRIESLTISPVSGVPTAVMFDALGKKLFLCTSSGTLEAWDLTSGEVDLVIRSPRNVYQAVCPVGNGDSLCASTATGELDIFELETGNLVKTMIAPRPYEGLRLKGSKGLTRGQQSVLYALGATSEE; this is encoded by the coding sequence ATGTCTTCGTCGTACGAAGAACGACCTACCATTCTGTACGTCGCAGCGAATCCGACGGGTCCAGAGAGCCTGCGTTTGGATGTAGAATTTCGAGAAATCCAAGAGAGTCTGACTCGCACAAGAAGCCGATTGCGCCTCCAACAGAGATGGGCTACTCGAACGATGGATCTAAGGCGCGCGCTTCTGGAGCATCAACCCGAGTACTTGCACATCTCCGCGCATGGCAATGACGACGGCCTTGTGTTGGAGGACGACGATGGAGTTGCGAAACTCGTCGATCGTGACGCGCTCGCTGATCTCTTTTCTCTCTTCTCGCCAGGTCTCAGGTGCGTTCTACTGAACTCGTGTTACTCGGCAGACCAAGCGTCTGCCATAGCTCAATCGATAAAATATGTCATCGGGACGACCAGCGCTGTCCGAGATCGAACAGCCAGTGCATTCTCGGTGGCATTTTACGATGCGATCGCTAACAACAAAGACATTGGATTTGCTTTTGAACTAGGAAGAACCGCTGTCGCTCTTGAAGGAGCGGGGAACGCCGACCTATTCACTCTGCACCGACAACGAACAACGGGCCAGTACCAAGACTGGCCCAGTATCCCGGAGAATGGACAGTTATTCGGTCGCGACCAAGAACTGAGAATTCTTGAGCGTTGGGTTCATGAAGACGACGTACGACTCCTGCTGGTTCTGGGGTTCGGGGGAATAGGCAAAACAAGGCTATCGGCCCGATTCGGTAGGGGAGGACTGGGCAAGACAAGTCTTGCAAGAACCTACGCGAAAAACGCCCAGTATAGTTTCGACAAGGTCATCTGGCGGTCCTTGGTCGGCGCACCCACAGTAGAGGAATTAGTGGAGAGCATCCTGGCCGGTGTAAACCACTGGAGTCCGGAAGCCGACGAGACTTCAAGGAGTCGCAGCTCTGTGGAAGACCTTGCCGACTGCTTGAAGTCCGAAAAAATACTGCTGATCCTCGACAACTTTGAATCCGTCATGTCTTCCGGTGACGTTGAGACTACCGGGGCCTCGTCCAGCTCCTTCTCTCGTCTGATTCTAACCCTGGGCCAACTTGAGCATAGGGGCTGCGTGATTCTCACCAGCAGGGAGAAGCCCAGGCAGATTGAGAAGTTGGAGGGAGATAACAGACCGGTGCGGACGCTATTGCTCAGGGGGTTGGATGTCTATAACGGAAAGAAAATCTTCGAAGAGATCGGAAAGTTCTCCGCCAGCGACCAAGAGTGGAGGAAGTTGATTGAGTTCTATGATGGAAACCCCCTTGCTTTGGAGCTCGCCGCGCGTCATATCCAGTCTGTCTATCGGGGCGACATACGAGAGTTTCTCAACCAAGCAGAGTTGACCATACTGGACCTGGAGTCACTCTTGAATTGGCATGTATCGCGCCTTTCGAAGATGGAGCTGGAGGTTCTTTATTGGCTTGCGATTGATCGTGAGCCGGTTGCTCTGCCAGAGCTTCGAGATGATCTTCTCTCATCGGATGCAAGGAAGCAACTGGCGAGCACGGTTCATACCCTTCAACGACTCATGCCCCTGGAAAGAAAGCGGCTTCGGATTGGGCTCCAGCCGGTTCTACTCGACTATCTCACGCGTAGGTTTGTCCAGCAGATTGGCGATGAAATTCGGCTCAGTCCATCTTGGGTAGGTCGCTTCATCGGCCGGAAGTTGGCCAGTGAAGTCAAGAGAGAATTTGCCGACGACTCATCATTCGACTTGCTCCGAAGGTTTGCCTTGATCAAATCGACTAGTAAGAGCTATGTTCGACGAAGTCAGCGCCGGCTCATTCTGCGCCCCATTGTTGAGTGGTTCGAGGAGCAAGGTCTTCTCCGCGATGAATTGTCCAGCCTGCTTGTAGACTTGTTGGGTCAATGCCGAGAAGAAACGAGAGAGGATTATGTGGCCGGGAATCTGATCTCTCTCTTAATCGAGATTCTTGGCGACCTGTCGAATCTTGATCTGTCCCATCTGGTGGTGCGGCAGGTTGACTTCCAATCGGTTGACCTGCGGAATACCTCTCTTGCTTACTCAACGCTGAGACAGGTTCGCTTTCGGAGCCAGTTTGGACACATTCACTGCGTCGCAATGACATTGGACGGTCAGACTCTAGCCTGCGGCGACACGAAGGGCGTGATCCATCTCTGGAAGGTCGAAGACCAAGAGCCACTGGCGATGCTCGAAGGCCATGTCGGCTGGATCCGGTCGGTAGAGTTTTCGCCTGATGGTCGATTCCTAGTCAGCGCCAGTGAGGATCAAACCGTCCGAGTCTGGGCACTGAGGGACTATTTCTGCGAAGCCACTCTGATTGGGCATCAGAGCTGGGTCAACTCCGCTGTCTTCGATACGAGCGGAAGACATGTTGTCAGTGGAGGAGAGGATGGAACGGTTCGAGTTTGGGAGTGGCGAACGGGTACATGTTTAAAGGAGTTCGGCCCCTTCGGAAGTAGGACCAGGGCGGTCCAGGTAATCCCCGGAGCGTCTAAAGTGATTTCAGGAAGCAGTGACGGCACGATACGGGTGATCGACCTTCAAACCGGGCAGGTTGAGCGCCATATTGAGGGTCATTCTGACTGGATCTCTTCCATAGATCTGGATAAGGAGGGCGCCACTCTTGCCACTGCAGGTTTTGATTGCTGTGCTCGCCTCTGGGAACTTAGCTCGTCCCGATTGGTTTGCGAGTTTAGGGGGCATTCGAGTTGGATCTGGGACGTGACTCTTAGCCCTGATCGAGATCTCTTGGCGACTGCTAGTAGAGACAGAACCGTCAAAATCTGGTCCACGAGTAGCGGCGACTGCGTGAACACCATTGGCAATGCGCACGACGGAACGGTACGCGCCCTGAAATTCTTCCCCAATGGAGATAGGCTCGCATCCGTCGGCCAAGATCAGGCCCTTAAGATCTGGGATGTGCACGACGGTTCCAAGATTGGCTCACTGCGCGGGTACTCCAACTCTATTTGGTCTATCGTGCCTGGAACAGAGAGCGGTTGCATCCTGAGCGGAGGTGACGATGGGATCGTGCGAAAGTGGAATATTGATACTGGGGCCTGCCTAGAGAGTCGAGGATCGCACCGTGGACGCATTTGGGCTCTTTCAGCAACTCACGGCCTTGTTGTCAGCGGCGGTAGCGACAAGCGCTTGAAGATCTGGACCGAAACTGATGTCGTCGAGGTCGCTCGAATAAGGGCACACGACGACTGGATTCTATCGGTCGATCTGAGCACCAGCGGAAAGTTGCTGGCCACCGGGAGTTCCAACAGAGATCCCGTTGTCAAACTGTGGAGCACTCACACCGGGAAGCTCGTTAGCGCCTTTCATGGTCACGAAGACAGAGTGCATGGTGTCGCTGTTTTCGAGAAGGAAGGCCTCTTGGTCAGCTCCGGTGACGACTCATCCGTTCGCTTCTGGTCTATGGACGAGCGATCCGAGGTTTTCAGAGTTGAACTCGACTTTGACGGCGTTAGGGGAAAGCTCTCGCCATTCGCAGTGGCTAAGAGCAGCAGACTCTTTGCGGTCGCGACTTCGTCAGGGCTCGCGATCTGGGATGTCGTTCGGCGCATTGAAAGCCTTACGATTTCTCCGGTTTCCGGAGTCCCAACTGCCGTCATGTTCGATGCCCTGGGGAAGAAGCTTTTTCTTTGCACCTCCTCGGGCACCCTTGAGGCGTGGGATCTGACAAGTGGCGAGGTGGATCTTGTGATTCGATCCCCACGGAACGTCTATCAAGCAGTCTGCCCAGTCGGAAATGGCGATTCGCTGTGCGCGAGTACGGCGACAGGGGAACTCGACATTTTCGAACTAGAGACCGGCAACCTAGTTAAGACGATGATCGCTCCAAGGCCTTACGAGGGACTGAGGCTCAAGGGCAGCAAGGGCCTCACGAGAGGGCAACAATCTGTGCTCTATGCGCTCGGCGCGACGAGCGAGGAGTAG
- a CDS encoding TauD/TfdA family dioxygenase has translation MSRKFDLVLTPEERKEIETKVKEITSRITQWKRDDWMDEVAVASGSLPERIRRALRRFKREETAPWIRLRNLPYEPGQIPPTPVEIPAKPQSKEVRAVEVIQCLLACLVGELFGWSSHQGGSVITDILPQKDKLSEASGSGSGIDFSLHTEDAFHPNAPEYLGLICLRNHGLVPTVVSTILDVELNEHEKDILFEHRFIVGVNVAHDAPQPSAPTSILFGDRKQPYFRFNANRQSAVPGDQAAAEALKKLEASLCNAQIGIALESGDALFIDNYRVAHGRPRFKPRFDGTDRWLKRVFLTGSLRSSRGLRASSLSRVILAS, from the coding sequence GTGAGCAGGAAATTCGATCTGGTTCTAACTCCTGAGGAAAGAAAGGAAATTGAGACGAAAGTAAAGGAGATAACGTCAAGAATAACTCAATGGAAAAGAGATGACTGGATGGATGAAGTCGCGGTCGCTTCCGGAAGTCTACCCGAGAGGATCCGGAGAGCCTTGCGTCGGTTCAAGCGTGAAGAAACCGCGCCCTGGATTCGGTTGCGCAACCTTCCCTACGAGCCAGGCCAGATACCGCCGACTCCGGTCGAAATCCCGGCCAAGCCACAATCCAAAGAGGTGAGAGCCGTCGAAGTGATCCAGTGCCTACTGGCTTGTCTCGTTGGAGAACTATTTGGTTGGAGCAGTCACCAGGGGGGATCTGTCATCACAGACATCCTCCCCCAAAAGGACAAGCTGTCGGAGGCGTCAGGATCGGGCTCTGGAATCGACTTTAGCTTACATACCGAGGACGCCTTTCACCCCAATGCACCTGAGTACCTCGGGCTCATCTGTCTACGCAACCATGGCTTGGTACCCACCGTTGTCTCCACCATACTGGATGTAGAACTTAACGAGCACGAGAAAGATATTCTATTCGAACACCGCTTCATCGTGGGCGTCAATGTCGCGCACGATGCTCCACAACCGTCTGCCCCGACGAGCATCCTTTTCGGAGACCGAAAGCAGCCCTACTTCAGATTCAATGCCAACCGACAATCAGCGGTACCAGGTGATCAAGCGGCCGCTGAGGCCTTGAAGAAGCTTGAAGCTAGCCTCTGTAATGCCCAGATTGGGATAGCACTCGAATCCGGTGACGCTCTATTCATTGACAACTACCGAGTGGCGCATGGCCGCCCCCGATTCAAACCTAGATTTGATGGGACTGACCGCTGGCTAAAGAGGGTCTTTCTAACCGGTTCTCTTCGCTCATCAAGGGGGTTGAGAGCCAGTTCCTTGAGCCGAGTCATCCTCGCCAGTTGA
- a CDS encoding methyltransferase domain-containing protein encodes MIPVPKPLELASLEWLLAHHGAKELDRIGVVNDLGIAPDSDVLDVACGPCLWTNLLADKIGPSGRLYSLDLSMELLAYGKGRLRERPPRAPTTVVRANFQELPFPSASFDCIFFSNGLAYAANPLKALYEQKRVARPGGRVVARHWNNSVTIFHPVPVDLLFEVQLGVARSLESQVGTPLRNFFGQRLHGLFLAADFQRISTKTSAVQFLAPLSSDARNYLTEKAEWMGRRARPLMSSGNHSRWLSYFQEGSPNFILDRDDFYFCTIEIQTTGRT; translated from the coding sequence ATGATTCCGGTCCCAAAGCCCCTAGAGCTGGCCTCTCTCGAATGGTTGCTTGCCCATCACGGTGCCAAGGAACTTGACCGCATTGGAGTTGTCAATGACCTAGGAATTGCACCAGACAGTGATGTCCTCGACGTCGCTTGTGGTCCCTGTCTATGGACGAATTTACTAGCCGACAAGATCGGACCTTCAGGACGTCTCTACTCCTTGGACCTAAGCATGGAGTTGCTCGCCTACGGAAAGGGAAGGCTTCGCGAGAGGCCACCTCGAGCGCCAACGACTGTTGTCAGGGCCAATTTTCAAGAACTGCCGTTTCCATCAGCATCGTTCGATTGCATATTCTTTAGCAATGGACTCGCCTACGCCGCCAACCCCTTGAAGGCCCTCTACGAACAGAAGCGAGTCGCCCGACCGGGAGGAAGGGTCGTAGCGAGGCATTGGAACAACTCAGTGACGATCTTTCACCCAGTGCCCGTAGACTTGCTTTTCGAGGTTCAACTAGGGGTTGCCCGATCACTCGAGTCTCAGGTCGGCACGCCCCTTCGAAATTTTTTTGGCCAAAGGCTTCACGGCCTCTTTCTTGCTGCTGACTTTCAAAGGATCTCGACCAAGACGAGCGCCGTCCAGTTCCTGGCACCCTTGAGTTCTGATGCCAGAAACTACCTAACAGAAAAAGCTGAATGGATGGGACGCCGAGCCCGACCCTTGATGTCCAGTGGAAATCACTCCCGCTGGCTCTCCTATTTCCAGGAAGGTTCGCCCAACTTCATCCTTGATCGGGATGACTTCTATTTCTGCACCATCGAGATCCAGACAACAGGGAGAACATAG
- the asnB gene encoding asparagine synthase B, giving the protein MCSILGILDIRKDPESLRRLALELSLRQRHRGPDWSGIYADDRAVLAHERLAIVDPLGGAQPLLSPDGRYVLAVNGEIYNHQELRRDLPHHEFQTASDCEPILALHAASPADPVRWLETLNGIFAFVLHDRESGRWLAARDPVGVVPLYTGQDADGQRFFASEMKALTGVCHHIEQFPPGSFQTREMAAPTRYYAPSWREFTAVEGRPYEAASLRSALDAAVERQMMCDVPYGVLLSGGLDSSLIAALAARHARHRIETGGREEAWWPQLHSFAIGLAGSPDLEAAQLAADAIETVHHPFTFTLQEGLDALRSVIYHLETFDVTTVRASTPMFLLARRIKAMGIKMVLSGEGADEIFGGYLYFHKAPDARAFHEETVRKLDALHMFDCLRANKAMAAWGVEARVPYLDRKFLDMAMAFDPIEKMVRTGRMEKHLLRAAFDGVLPESILWRQKEQFSDGVGYGWIDGLRDHAARVVDERDLAAAAERFNHAPPTTAEGYLYRSTFEELFPGPAPAATVPGGKSIACSTPAALEWDASFAAAADPSGRAVDGVHKASYGGPKAS; this is encoded by the coding sequence ATGTGCTCCATCCTCGGCATCCTCGACATTCGCAAAGACCCAGAGTCTCTGCGCAGACTCGCCCTCGAGCTGTCCCTTCGGCAGCGGCACCGCGGCCCCGATTGGAGCGGCATCTACGCCGACGACCGCGCCGTGCTGGCCCACGAACGGTTGGCGATCGTAGACCCACTCGGCGGCGCCCAGCCCCTGTTGTCGCCAGACGGGCGCTACGTGCTAGCGGTCAACGGCGAAATCTACAACCACCAGGAATTGCGTCGCGACCTGCCCCACCACGAGTTCCAAACGGCTTCGGACTGCGAGCCGATTCTGGCTCTGCACGCCGCATCGCCGGCGGATCCAGTGCGCTGGCTGGAGACCCTCAACGGGATCTTCGCTTTCGTGCTTCACGATCGCGAGTCGGGTCGCTGGCTGGCCGCCAGGGATCCGGTGGGTGTGGTACCGCTTTACACGGGCCAGGATGCGGACGGTCAGCGTTTCTTTGCGTCGGAGATGAAGGCCCTGACCGGCGTCTGCCACCACATCGAGCAGTTTCCACCGGGCTCCTTTCAGACCCGCGAGATGGCCGCGCCGACCCGGTACTACGCACCCTCGTGGCGTGAGTTCACTGCGGTCGAAGGCCGGCCCTACGAGGCAGCCTCGCTCCGTTCGGCCCTCGATGCCGCGGTGGAGCGGCAGATGATGTGCGACGTTCCCTACGGCGTCCTCCTCTCCGGAGGGCTCGATTCATCGCTCATCGCCGCCTTAGCAGCGCGCCATGCTCGGCACCGGATCGAGACGGGTGGACGGGAGGAAGCCTGGTGGCCGCAACTCCACTCCTTCGCCATCGGCCTCGCAGGGTCTCCGGATCTCGAAGCCGCCCAGCTCGCGGCGGATGCGATCGAAACGGTCCATCATCCATTCACCTTCACCCTTCAGGAAGGCCTCGATGCGTTGCGCTCGGTCATCTACCACCTGGAGACCTTCGACGTCACGACGGTGCGTGCCTCGACTCCGATGTTCCTGCTGGCGCGGCGCATCAAGGCCATGGGAATCAAGATGGTCCTGTCGGGAGAGGGGGCCGACGAGATCTTCGGCGGCTATCTCTACTTCCACAAAGCGCCGGACGCCCGCGCCTTCCACGAAGAGACCGTGCGCAAGCTCGATGCCCTCCACATGTTCGATTGTCTTCGCGCCAACAAAGCGATGGCCGCTTGGGGAGTGGAGGCACGGGTGCCCTATCTCGATCGCAAGTTTCTCGATATGGCCATGGCCTTCGACCCGATCGAGAAGATGGTTCGCACGGGACGGATGGAAAAGCACCTCCTTCGCGCCGCCTTCGATGGGGTCCTGCCAGAATCGATCCTCTGGCGACAAAAAGAGCAGTTTTCCGACGGCGTGGGCTATGGCTGGATCGACGGGCTGCGGGACCATGCCGCGCGGGTGGTGGACGAGAGAGATCTCGCCGCAGCAGCCGAGCGCTTCAACCATGCACCGCCGACCACCGCCGAGGGATACCTGTACCGCTCGACCTTCGAAGAGCTCTTCCCCGGCCCAGCACCGGCCGCAACGGTCCCAGGAGGTAAATCGATCGCCTGCTCGACGCCGGCGGCATTGGAATGGGACGCCTCCTTCGCCGCTGCCGCCGACCCTTCCGGTCGCGCGGTCGATGGGGTGCACAAGGCGTCCTATGGCGGGCCGAAGGCGAGCTGA
- a CDS encoding multiheme c-type cytochrome, translating to MSLRSPRLWMVAALAMPGILIAFGSPQVSARATPQEPSSEIESPTVGEVPPESGEAASLSADEEHAALFLENRFPAATTCATCHPDHYREWSVSPHAYAQMSPVFNAMHGTILKLTNGTNGDFCIRCHTPVGMNLGEPEFISNLDRHPTSREGVTCVVCHRINQPYGKLSGRLAIVEGDLFEPVYGPSGNDELQRVIESDQFRVNTERGRAGRAIHTRSEKFFQISTSGLCATCHDVNLVNGFRLEEAFSEFKTSPAAENGTSCQDCHMSTVPGVDSGYAQGPAAVVGGKATAIRKRTDHMFIGPDYSVVHPGIFPHNPQASELATLREWLTFDHEAGWGTDAFEAELPEAYEFPDRWRAADDRYDARDILNDNQALLAEAHEQRREILRAGYQLGKLVVDRADAKGLAFRVEVKNGTDGHGVPTGFDAERLVFLHTTVRDADGRVVFESGDLDPNGDVRDSHSLYVHNGELPLDRQLFSLQSKFITRMVRGGEREQVLAVNYSPDPLPFLRPSTSSTILTGRPRGARKHKQNIEPLGSRWAEYKVPASALDGRGPYTVHVEIKAGMIPVNLIHEIKDVGFDYGLSAREVAERVVDGHLTLWEREHTIELDRPGG from the coding sequence ATGTCTCTTCGTTCGCCGCGCCTATGGATGGTCGCCGCCCTGGCCATGCCAGGGATCTTGATCGCCTTCGGCAGTCCGCAGGTGAGCGCCCGCGCCACCCCGCAGGAACCCAGCTCCGAGATTGAGTCCCCAACCGTAGGGGAGGTCCCGCCGGAATCCGGCGAGGCTGCCTCCTTGAGCGCCGATGAGGAGCACGCGGCGCTGTTCCTGGAGAACCGCTTTCCGGCAGCCACCACCTGCGCAACGTGCCACCCGGATCACTACCGCGAGTGGTCCGTTTCGCCACATGCCTATGCCCAGATGAGCCCGGTGTTCAACGCCATGCACGGCACCATCCTGAAGCTCACCAACGGCACCAACGGCGACTTCTGCATCCGCTGCCACACGCCGGTGGGCATGAATTTGGGCGAACCGGAGTTCATCAGCAACCTGGACCGCCACCCAACCTCCCGCGAGGGAGTGACCTGCGTGGTGTGCCATCGCATCAACCAGCCCTACGGCAAGCTCTCCGGCCGGCTGGCGATCGTCGAGGGCGATCTTTTCGAACCGGTCTACGGCCCGAGCGGCAACGACGAGCTCCAGCGGGTGATCGAGAGCGACCAGTTCCGGGTCAACACCGAACGGGGGCGCGCCGGGCGGGCGATCCACACCCGGTCGGAGAAGTTCTTCCAAATTTCGACTTCCGGCCTATGCGCCACCTGCCACGATGTGAATCTGGTCAACGGATTCCGCCTGGAGGAGGCGTTCAGCGAATTCAAGACCTCGCCGGCGGCGGAGAACGGCACCTCCTGCCAGGACTGCCACATGAGCACCGTACCGGGAGTCGATTCGGGCTATGCCCAGGGACCGGCGGCGGTGGTTGGCGGCAAGGCGACGGCGATCCGCAAGCGGACCGATCATATGTTCATCGGCCCGGACTATTCGGTGGTCCACCCGGGGATCTTCCCGCACAACCCACAGGCTTCGGAGCTGGCGACGTTGCGCGAGTGGCTGACCTTCGATCACGAAGCCGGTTGGGGCACCGATGCCTTCGAAGCGGAACTGCCGGAGGCCTACGAGTTCCCGGACCGCTGGCGGGCCGCCGACGACCGCTATGACGCCCGCGACATCTTGAACGACAACCAGGCGCTGTTGGCCGAGGCCCACGAACAACGTCGCGAGATCTTGCGCGCCGGCTACCAGCTCGGCAAGCTGGTGGTCGACAGGGCCGACGCGAAGGGCCTGGCTTTCCGGGTGGAAGTGAAGAACGGCACCGACGGCCACGGCGTGCCCACCGGATTCGACGCCGAACGACTGGTGTTCCTGCACACCACCGTGCGCGACGCCGACGGCCGGGTGGTCTTCGAGTCCGGCGACCTCGACCCCAACGGCGACGTGCGCGACAGTCACTCGCTGTACGTCCACAACGGAGAGCTGCCGCTCGATCGGCAGCTGTTCAGCCTGCAGTCGAAGTTCATCACCCGCATGGTGCGGGGGGGCGAACGGGAGCAGGTGCTGGCGGTCAACTATTCGCCGGATCCGCTGCCCTTCCTGCGCCCTTCCACCTCCTCCACCATTCTCACCGGCCGGCCGCGGGGCGCCCGCAAGCACAAGCAGAACATCGAACCCTTGGGTAGCCGCTGGGCCGAGTACAAGGTGCCGGCGTCAGCCCTCGACGGTCGCGGTCCATACACCGTCCACGTCGAGATCAAGGCCGGCATGATCCCGGTGAATCTGATCCACGAGATCAAGGACGTGGGCTTCGACTACGGCTTGAGCGCCCGGGAAGTGGCCGAGCGGGTGGTCGACGGGCATCTCACCCTGTGGGAGCGCGAACACACCATCGAACTCGACCGACCGGGCGGCTGA
- a CDS encoding tyrosine-type recombinase/integrase codes for MHLQEAVNQFLAGYFSTHARSPRTIAAYSSDLDQFAAHVEPVRPLHSIGPVDAESWASDLKSLGLAPASIRRKLAVLKVFFNYWVRRGELERSPLWLVRFDIGKVKPLTRTLTVREMSSLLHQARARAEPIPQRLLPEIDKRFLALRNWAIVELLFATGIRVGEATSILLGDLILDQRTILIRGKGGRQRLALLTEKTSYRAITAYHRQRVAQSASTEALFLNRRRNPLSTQGVAGMLSALCRETGITRRVTPHMLRHTAATFLLHNGADLRIVQEFLGHASITTTQRYTHVSPSHLKAALLRFHPRTGLCAWKKSEANP; via the coding sequence ATGCATCTACAGGAAGCGGTAAACCAATTCCTCGCAGGGTACTTTTCGACTCACGCCCGCAGTCCGAGGACCATCGCGGCCTACAGCAGCGATCTCGACCAATTCGCAGCTCACGTCGAACCGGTCCGCCCCCTGCACTCCATCGGCCCGGTCGACGCGGAATCGTGGGCGAGCGATCTCAAGTCCCTGGGACTGGCCCCGGCATCGATTCGCCGCAAACTCGCGGTGCTCAAAGTGTTTTTCAACTACTGGGTCCGGCGAGGCGAGCTGGAGCGCTCGCCCCTCTGGCTGGTGCGTTTCGACATCGGCAAGGTGAAGCCCTTGACCCGAACTCTGACGGTGCGGGAAATGTCCTCTCTCCTCCACCAGGCGCGCGCCAGAGCCGAGCCCATCCCGCAGCGTCTCCTGCCTGAAATCGACAAGCGATTCCTCGCCCTGAGGAACTGGGCCATCGTGGAACTCCTCTTCGCCACCGGAATCCGCGTCGGCGAGGCCACCAGCATCCTCCTCGGCGACCTGATCCTCGACCAGCGAACCATCCTCATCCGCGGCAAAGGAGGGCGCCAGCGCCTCGCACTCCTGACCGAGAAAACCAGCTATCGGGCCATCACCGCCTACCACCGACAGCGTGTGGCGCAAAGCGCCAGCACCGAGGCGCTCTTCCTCAACCGCCGCCGCAATCCGCTCTCCACCCAGGGAGTCGCGGGAATGCTCAGCGCCCTGTGCCGCGAGACCGGCATCACCCGCCGGGTGACACCGCACATGCTGCGCCACACCGCCGCGACCTTCCTCCTCCACAACGGCGCCGACCTCCGCATCGTGCAGGAGTTCCTCGGCCACGCCTCCATCACGACCACCCAGCGATACACGCATGTCAGCCCGTCACACCTGAAAGCCGCACTACTTCGGTTTCATCCTCGTACCGGACTCTGCGCCTGGAAGAAGTCCGAAGCGAACCCGTAG